The Ascochyta rabiei chromosome 15, complete sequence genome window below encodes:
- a CDS encoding Dynamin-like GTPase that mediates homotypic ER fusion yields MASDALKVNGSRPGNVRHPTAPGMMMNAHFANVGEDADKEAYEHGVQVVDEDKVFNPNVSKYLNIEHIIPAGFNYHLIAVFGSQSTGKSTLLNHLFGTQFGVMSEQERRQTTKGIWMSKNKREAGGSGMAENILVMDVEGTDGRERGEDQDFERKSALFALATSEVLIVNIWEHQVGLYQGANMGLLKTVFEVNLQLFVKDSKTIPKSLLFFVIRDHLGTTPLKNLQNTIIQDLSKLWSAISKPPGLENSRIEDYFDFAFVALPHKILQPEKFEEAVTKLSQRFREGYNDPKKSGLLDEAELPIFLPQYHRRIPADGFPTYAEGVWDQIVHNKDLDLPTQQELLAQFRCDEIAREVLVAFDEKITPLEDKQAEDARIGQPTIIPDLGPIMNAARALVLKDFDTNASRYHKGVYKRKLAELEGKVDTRLKALSQKQIGAAHKSGIDEFSNAVSTAVKLGQKKGGSYDFAQIVDSEKKKALAKFEEDAKSIAIQGASWSDTTHQLALYRKELDEVSSRLRKEEMRRLATRIERWVRGRLDESIGLEFNKLGSGRGGSGAPEHGEKPATEKDLWDRVWVIFTDTVSSAEKRFTDRAQSFDASPDEVEVGLWRLRRKSWSVLRAKIDEEVMEGNILLKLRENFEDKFRYDEHGVPRIWRPTDDIEGVYTKARESTITVIPLLARFKLSKTSSPPPLDAWIGEAPASVSPADEEDLAPIGGLDDDEGKTLQEEMIVLSDSKQADLLVRFKKTADGVYVEAKRSAIGGMTQVPLYFYGLLLALGWNEIVTVLRNPVYFIFLILAAIGAYVTYTLNLWGPMARMANAASSQALDIGKERLRDFLESSESGRRAIAQSGLDDNTRPRDVGVRMDRLNANGKKHDDEDLDDI; encoded by the exons ATGGCCTCTGATGCTCTCAAGGTCAACGGGAGCCGACCGGGCAATGTTCGACACCCCACCGCGCCGGGCATGATGATGAACGCTCATTTCGCCAACGTTGGCGAGGATGCCGACAAGGAGGCTTACGAGCATGGCGTCCAAGTGGTTGACGAGGACAAGGTCTTCAA CCCAAATGTCTCCAAATACCTCAACATCGAGCATATCATCCCAGCAGGCTTCAACTACCACCTCATCGCCGTCTTTGGATCGCAATCTACGGGCAAGTCAACCCTCCTCAACCACCTCTTTGGCACCCAGTTCGGCGTCATGTCAGAGCAGGAGCGCCGCCAGACCACAAAGGGAATATGGATGAGCAAGAACAAGCGTGAGGCCGGTGGCTCGGGCATGGCGGAGAACATCTTGGTCATGGACGTGGAAGGCACAGACGGTCGAGAGCGTGGAGAGGATCAAGACTTTGAGCGCAAGAGTGCTCTCTTTGCGCTTGCGACCAGCGAAGTCCTCATCGTCAATATCTGGGAGCATCAGGTCGGTCTATACCAGGGCGCCAATATGGGCCTGTTGAAGACTGTCTTCGAAGTCAACCTGCAGCTGTTCGTAAAGGACAGCAA AACCATCCCGAAATCTCTCCTATTCTTCGTCATCCGTGACCACCTCGGCACAACACCCCTCAAGAACCTACAGAATACCATCATTCAAGATCTATCAAAACTGTGGTCCGCCATATCGAAGCCCCCTGGCCTCGAGAACTCACGCATCGAGGACTACTTCGACTTCGCATTCGTTGCACTGCCGCACAAGATCCTGCAACCAGAGAAATTCGAGGAAGCAGTCACCAAGCTGAGTCAGCGCTTTAGGGAAGGGTACAACGACCCCAAGAAGAGTGGTCTCCTCGACGAGGCGGAGCTTCCCATCTTCCTGCCCCAGTACCACCGCCGCATTCCCGCAGACGGTTTTCCAACGTACGCGGAGGGCGTTTGGGACCAAATCGTGCACAACAAGGATCTCGATTTGCCCACACAGCAAGAGCTCCTGGCACAGTTCAGGTGCGATGAAATTGCAAGAGAAGTTCTAGTGGCATTCGACGAAAAGATCACGCCACTTGAAGACAAGCAGGCGGAGGATGCTAGAATAGGGCAGCCAACGATTATCCCAGATCTTGGACCTATCATGAACGCAGCACGGGCGCTCGTTCTCAAGGACTTCGACACAAATGCAAGTCGTTATCACAAGGGTGTCTACAAGAGGAAGCTGGCAGAGCTGGAAGGCAAGGTTGACACACGACTGAAGGCTCTCAGTCAGAAGCAGATCGGTGCCGCGCACAAGTCTGGTATCGACGAATTCAGCAATGCTGTCAGCACAGCAGTCAAGCTTGGCCAGAAGAAGGGGGGCTCGTACGACTTCGCTCAGATCGTGGACtcagagaagaagaaggctttGGCCAAATTCGAGGAGGATGCCAAGTCGATCGCAATCCAGGGCGCCTCTTGGAGCGATACTACACATCAGCTGGCACTGTACCGCAAAGAGCTAGATGAGGTATCGAGTCGTCTGCGCAAGGAAGAGATGAGGCGGTTGGCCACACGCATAGAGCGTTGGGTTCGAGGTCGCCTGGACGAGTCGATCGGTCTTGAGTTTAACAAACTTGGATCCGGGCGAGGCGGTTCCGGCGCACCTGAGCACGGCGAGAAGCCAGCGACTGAGAAGGACCTGTGGGACCGTGTCTGGGTCATCTTCACAGACACTGTTTCCAGTGCCGAGAAGCGCTTCACTGACCGCGCTCAAAGTTTCGACGCCAGCCCTGACGAAGTTGAGGTTGGCCTGTGGAGGTTGCGCCGCAAGTCATGGAGTGTTCTCCGCGCGAAGATTGACGAGGAGGTCATGGAAGGCAACATCTTGCTCAAGCTGAGGGAGAACTTCGAAGACAAGTTCCGCTACGATGAGCATGGTGTCCCAAGAATATGGCGCCCCACCGACGACATCGAGGGTGTTTACACAAAGGCCCGCGAATCTACTATCACTGTCATCCCACTCCTCGCTCGCTTCAAGCTCTCGAAGACTTCTTCGCCGCCACCGCTTGACGCCTGGATTGGAGAGGCCCCTGCATCTGTGTCGCCTGCCGACGAGGAGGATTTGGCGCCAATCGGCGGTCTCGACGATGATGAGGGCAAAACTTTGCAAGAGGAAATGATCGTCTTGTCCGACAGCAAGCAGGCCGACCTACTGGTCCGTTTCAAGAAGACGGCAGATGGTGTCTACGTGGAAGCGAAGCGCAGCGCCATTGGCGGTATGACACAAGTGCCACTCTACTTTTACGGACTGCTGCTTGCGCTGGGCTGGAACGAGATAGTAACCG TTCTACGTAACCCTGTATATTTCATCTTCCTCATCCTCGCGGCCATCGGTGCGTACGTCACATACACACTCAACCTCTGGGGGCCTATGGCGCGCATGGCCAACGCCGCATCATCACAGGCTCTCGACATCGGTAAGGAGCGTCTCCGTGACTTCCTCGAGTCCAGCGAGTCTGGCAGGAGGGCTATTGCGCAGAGCGGTCTCGATGACAACACGCGTCCGAGAGACGTTGGTGTGAGAATGGACAGGCTGAATGCCAATGGGAAGAAGCATGATGACGAGGACTTGGACGACATTTGA
- a CDS encoding RNA polymerase III subunit C82: protein MSYNQRETPILAELCTFLVEDVYGELAARVYSVLARHGRQTLAAVARASYLNARQIKYGLVILLQQHLVFHSGTDAQPTYYEIDWLNSYALVRLGKVTKLVEDRFGTKAANVMTNLLRLGHTRIADLKEAYFPTTADTDDADDSDDGLANGAGTKRKRGSANDTNGSAQTNGSAQTNGLVKAASSEANGVKPGLNGATNGATNAGPGDQQEHEHADQDGEIASADELYDIIERLIQRGWVRTMTESQYLSPGDMHDRLQQETIDQDLAGQQPTGTKDKALCHRNTLERKRNMRDKWLHVPRFSKRRQPDQDYTNPTKRVKTNGANGYATAGAAPPEDKLVIRVNPEKIAVAMRTEQLVQLVEQRLGPVTAHIYQTMLRILEANTPRCYEEYPEPPTAGDEGADNQIDAKNLVTARDVAKKIGRDVDICEGLDPNAVVQITRRGHVRSANVLSQPTDPTTLSIDEKTRLVDKHIQLLSEDPTHFVTWHSRAGFSQWHIEFEEIAKQLIQTEVENTISARKGTLGVKLIRALRKKGKLDERATCNAMMMSANDIRGIVNDLTVQGLVQTQEIPKVERREAKHSLHLIWYDRQRAREKLLHDTYKGMVRILQRIQFEREKVQPLLSKAERSDVVGNEEKWLSQAELDALRKWKEVQEKLSLQLFREDDLVATLRDFHGPLVSV, encoded by the exons ATGTCGTACAACCAGCGCGAGACTCCG ATCCTCGCCGAGCTCTGCACCTTCCTGGTCGAGGATGTCTACGGCGAACTCGCAGCG CGCGTCTACTCCGTCCTGGCTCGCCATGGACGCCAGACCCTCGCCGCCGTCGCCCGCGCCTCCTACCTGAACGCCCGCCAGATCAAGTACGGCCTCGTCATCCTGCTGCAGCAGCACCTCGTCTTCCACTCGGGCACCGACGCCCAGCCCACCTACTACGAGATCGACTGGCTGAACTCGTACGCCCTCGTCCGCCTCGGCAAGGTCACCAAGCTCGTCGAGGACCGCTTCGGCACAAAGGCCGCCAACGTCATGACCAACCTCTTGCGCCTCGGCCACACGCGCATCGCAGACCTCAAGGAAGCCTACTTCCCCACCACCGCCGACACCGACGACGCGGACGACTCGGACGACGGACTGGCAAACGGCGCGGGTACCAAGAGGAAGAGGGGGTCTGCCAACGACACCAACGGCTCTGCCCAGACCAACGGCTCTGCCCAGACCAACGGCCTCGTCAAGGCCGCTTCGTCCGAGGCGAACGGTGTCAAACCGGGCCTGAACGGCGCAACCAACGGCGCAACCAACGCCGGACCGGGCGACCAGCAAGAGCATGAGCACGCAGACCAAGACGGCGAGATCGCGTCAGCCGACGAGCTGTACGACATCATCGAGCGACTCATTCAGCGCGGCTGGGTCAGAACAATGACAGAGTCCCAGTACCTGTCGCCAGGAGACATGCACGACAGGCTCCAGCAAGAGACCATCGATCAGGACCTCGCAGGCCAGCAGCCGACCGGCACAAAAGACAAGGCGCTGTGCCACAGAAACACGCTCGAGCGCAAACGAAACATGCGCGACAAGTGGCTCCACGTCCCGAGATTCTCAAAACGGCGGCAGCCAGACCAGGACTACACCAACCCGACCAAGCGCGTAAAAACCAACGGTGCAAACGGGTACGCAACCGCGGGCGCTGCGCCACCAGAAGACAAGCTGGTCATTCGCGTGAATCCAGAGAAGATTGCCGTCGCCATGCGCACAGAACAGCTGGTGCAGCTGGTCGAGCAGCGCTTGGGGCCCGTCACGGCTCACATCTACCAGACCATGCTCCGCATCCTGGAAGCCAACACCCCACGCTGCTACGAGGAGTACCCAGAACCGCCAACAGCCGGCGACGAAGGCGCAGACAACCAGATCGACGCCAAGAACCTCGTCACCGCCCGAGACGTGGCCAAGAAGATCGGCCGCGACGTCGACATCTGCGAGGGCCTGGATCCGAATGCAGTCGTTCAGATCACCAGAAGAGGCCATGTCCGCAGCGCTAACGTTCTCAGCCAGCCCACCGATCCCACCACCCTCAGCATAGACGAGAAGACTAGACTGGTCGACAAACACATCCAGCTGCTCTCCGAAGACCCCACCCATTTCGTCACCTGGCACTCACGCGCAGGCTTCTCGCAGTGGCATATAGAGTTTGAGGAGATTGCCAAACAGCTCATCCAGACCGAGGTTGAAAACACAATCTCGGCGAGAAAGGGCACGCTGGGCGTCAAACTCATCCGCGCGCTGAGGAAGAAAGGCAAGCTCGACGAGCGCGCAACATGCAATGCCATGATGATGTCTGCAAACGACATCCGCGGCATCGTGAACGATCTCACCGTACAGGGTCTCGTTCAGACCCAGGAGATTCCCAAGGTGGAGAGGCGAGAAGCAAAGCACTCCCTCCACCTGATTTGGTACGACCGGCAGCGCGCACGAGAGAAGCTCCTCCACGACACCTACAAGGGCATGGTGCGCATACTGCAGCGCATCCAGTTCGAGCGCGAAAAAGTCCAGCCGCTCCTCAGCAAAGCCGAGCGCTCCGACGTGGTCGGTAACGAGGAAAAATGGCTCAGCCAAGCCGAGCTGGACGCGCTGCGGAAGTGGAAAGAAGTGCAGGAGAAGCTCTCCCTGCAGCTCTTCCGCGAAGACGATCTCGTCGCCACCCTGCGCGACTTCCACGGCCCTCTGGTCTCGGTGTAA
- a CDS encoding Pectin lyase, with the protein MRFEVAALIAVAASASAQAVVGKSYGFASGVTGGGEATAVTPTTADELAKYLSDDTERVILITKEFDFTGKTATGSGCDRKSCSASNGGQFYLGELSCAASDDNVPVSSIKYDTAGPEPLKVGSNKSILGVGGKGVLKGKGLSLAKNAKNVIIQGLEFTNINPGVVWGGDALDFQGGNDGVWVDHNKFSLIGRLFIVSHYSASRLTVSNNEFDGVTTTSASCNGNHYWTMMFYGDGDKVTLDRNYYHDVAGRAPKLGQDGTTGTFHAVNNYFENMKGHAFDAYKGAQALVEGNAFSSVDQPATDKAAKISTFIVDGGSACSSVLGRACLANSVDSASGKLAGGSTTSFISALKGNDVTPLTVKDVAAHVKANAGPANLGAAEKEVSAPTTSKAAAPATTTTKATATTNAADKTTLATVKKPTATKEATSGGAAIAAWGQCGGQRYTGSTTCASGLTCKKQNDYYSQCL; encoded by the exons ATGCGTTTCGAAGTAGCCGCCCTCATCGCTGTCGCCGCCAGCGCCTCGGCCCAGGCTGTCGTCGGCAAATCTTATGGTTTCGCATCTGGAGTCACAGGAGGTGGAGAAGCCACTGCGGTCACCCCAACCACCGCAGATGAACTCGCAAAGTACCTATCTGACGACACCGAGCGCGTCATTTTGATCACCAAGGAGTTTGACTTCACTGGAAAGACAGCGACAG GTTCCGGCTGCGACAGAAAGTCCTGCAGTGCCTCCAACGGCGGCCAATTCTACCTTGGCGAGCTCTCCTGTGCCGCCTCTGATGACAATGTGCCTGTCAGCTCTATCAAGTACGATACCGCTGGCCCTGAACCGCTCAAAGTCGGCAGTAACAAGTCGATCCTTGGTGTTGGCGGAAAGGGTGTACTCAAGGGCAAGGGCCTTTCCCTAGCGAAGAACGCGAAGAACGTCATCATCCAAGGCCTCGAGTTCACTAACATCAACCCCGGCGTTGTGTGGGGAGGTGATGCTCTTGACTTCCAGGGTGGCAACGACGGTGTCTGGGTCGACCACAACAAATTCTCTCTCATCGGCCGCTTGTTCATTGTCTCCCATTACTCGGCCTCGCGTCTTACTGTCTCGAACAACGAGTTTGACGGTGTGACTACTACCTCCGCTAGCTGCAATGGCAACCACTACTGGACCATGATGTTTT acggcgacggcgataAGGTAACCCTCGACCGAAACTACTACCACGACGTCGCCGGCCGCGCACCCAAGCTTGGTCAAGACGGCACAACCGGCACTTTCCACGCAGTCAACAACTACTTTGAAAACATGAAGGGCCACGCCTTCGACGCTTACAAAGGCGCCCAAGCGCTGGTTGAAGGCAACGCCTTCTCTAGCGTCGATCAGCCCGCCACCGACAAGGCCGCAAAGATCTCCACCTTCATTGTCGACGGCGGCTCAGCATGTTCCAGCGTGCTCGGCCGCGCTTGTCTCGCCAACAGCGTTGACTCTGCCAGCGGCAAGCTCGCCGGTGGCTCAACCACGAGCTTCATCTCCGCGCTCAAAGGCAACGACGTGACGCCTCTGACCGTCAAGGACGTCGCTGCACACGTCAAGGCCAACGCTGGCCCTGCCAACCTCGGTGCTGCCGAGAAGGAGGTTTCAGCGCCCACGACTAGCAAGGCTGCCGCGCCTGCTACTACCACCACCAAGGCTACTGCCACCACCAATGCGGCTGATAAGACGACTCTGGCTACTGTCAAGAAGCCTACTGCTACAAAGGAAGCTACTTCTGGCGGTGCGGCTATTGCAGCCTGGGGCCAGTGCGGTGGCCAGAGATACACCGGCTCTACCACATGTGCCAGCGGTCTTACCTGCAAGAAGCAGAATGATTACTACAGTCAGTGCTTGTAA
- a CDS encoding General amino acid permease, with product MALFDSTKHPGGHTSPSASYDHDEDFERIDPEMGVKRGLKTRHLSMMALAGIIGPGILVGTGGALSNGGPASLIIGFGIIGIIAWSITQSLGEMTTLYPTGGAFITLSERFVDKAFGVAMGWNYWLVWGCVLANEYNVISSLLVFWSDKVPLWGYFLIFWFAFLGFQMLGVESFGEAEFWLALVKLFGLCAYFIFSIIYASGGLIGQDEALGFRYWRDPGAFTNGFRGVAQVFVFASTFYVGVEAVAVAATETRNPSVAVPLAIRQVIWRILFVYMGVAFFFGLTCPANADGLINGESRALKSPMTIAIQNAGWEGGVHLINAFIFITVVSAANSSIYIGSRTILFMAKEGGAPRFLGWTNSRGVPVYAIVLTNLFGVLSMMNISTGGGKAYSYIINLSGVSTFLVWAGISLTHIRFRQAWKAQGRSPNELPFRSALHPWNAYFGLFANVFLAFVQGWTTLAPFDAGTFVDAYILLPLFGIIFLVYKFWKKTRWWRSHEIDLTSGMRKDMDTKDEFIEPVEHQSFLKRIWASF from the coding sequence ATGGCGCTCTTTGACTCTACCAAGCACCCAGGAGGACATACGTCACCGTCTGCAAGCTACGACCACGATGAAGACTTCGAGCGCATTGATCCCGAGATGGGTGTCAAGCGAGGTTTGAAGACGCGACATCTCTCTATGATGGCTCTGGCTGGCATTATCGGCCCAGGCATTTTGGTGGGCACTGGAGGCGCACTCTCGAATGGCGGTCCGGCTTCTCTTATAATCGGCTTTGGGATCATTGGGATCATCGCGTGGAGTATCACGCAGTCATTAGGAGAGATGACGACACTTTACCCTACCGGTGGCGCGTTCATCACCCTCTCGGAACGCTTTGTCGACAAGGCCTTTGGAGTAGCCATGGGCTGGAACTACTGGCTCGTTTGGGGCTGTGTACTTGCGAACGAGTACAATGTTATTTCTTCGCTCCTGGTATTCTGGAGCGATAAGGTCCCTCTGTGGGGATACTTCCTCATATTCTGGTTCGCGTTCCTAGGCTTCCAGATGCTCGGAGTCGAGTCCTTCGGCGAAGCTGAGTTCTGGCTAGCTTTGGTCAAACTGTTCGGTCTTTGCGCGTACTTCATCTTCTCGATCATCTACGCTTCGGGTGGCTTGATCGGTCAGGATGAAGCTCTGGGCTTCCGGTATTGGCGTGATCCAGGAGCATTTACAAACGGGTTTCGTGGAGTCGCGCAGGTCTTCGTTTTTGCGTCAACCTTCTACGTCGGAGTGGAAGCCGTTGCAGTCGCGGCTACGGAAACAAGGAACCCTAGTGTCGCAGTTCCTTTGGCTATCAGACAGGTCATCTGGCGTATATTGTTCGTCTACATGGGCGTTGCGTTCTTCTTCGGCCTCACCTGTCCTGCAAATGCTGATGGCCTGATCAACGGGGAAAGCCGTGCGTTGAAGAGCCCAATGACGATTGCTATCCAAAACGCGGGGTGGGAAGGTGGAGTGCATCTCATCAATGCCTTCATCTTTATCACAGTCGTCTCAGCAGCCAACAGCTCCATCTACATTGGATCCCGTACGATACTCTTTATGGCGAAAGAAGGCGGTGCCCCGCGATTCCTGGGATGGACGAACAGTCGTGGAGTTCCCGTATACGCCATCGTCCTCACGAACCTCTTTGGGGTACTTTCAATGATGAACATATCTACCGGAGGCGGCAAGGCTTACTCGTACATCATCAATCTAAGCGGCGTCTCGACATTTTTGGTCTGGGCAGGCATCTCACTTACACACATTCGATTCCGACAAGCATGGAAAGCGCAAGGTCGTTCACCCAACGAGCTTCCCTTCAGATCAGCTCTGCATCCCTGGAATGCGTACTTTGGTCTGTTTGCCAACGTCTTCCTTGCATTCGTTCAAGGCTGGACAACGCTAGCACCCTTCGACGCCGGGACCTTCGTGGATGCTTACATTCTGTTACCCCTGTTCGGAATCATCTTCCTCGTATACAAGTTTTGGAAGAAGACAAGATGGTGGAGAAGCCATGAGATTGATCTAACTTCTGGAATGAGGAAGGACATGGATACCAAGGATGAGTTTATTGAGCCTGTTGAACATCAAAGCTTCCTGAAGCGAATCTGGGCTAGTTTCTGA
- a CDS encoding ubiquinol-cytochrome c reductase core subunit 1, producing the protein MLSRTIACRGAQRAARPLSTTQRRALAAPASGSFQYQSGEAKGVKFASRDFAGPTTTLALVAKAGTRYETLPGLTEGLANFAFRATERRSTLRIVRESELLGASLTAHHSRENLVLEAKFLRDDLPYFVELFGEVVSQTKYQPHVYNEEVLPLIHFAHTRFINSPIEMAINSAHSLAFHRGLGNSTASASQTPYTKYLDAETIEHFSKSAYAKSNFAVVANGADHAEFSKWVGQFFDSVPASPAHQLTQGADQTKYHGGEERLAHDGGNAMVIAFPGSSSFTGQFYKPEIAVLGSLLGGKSAVKWSSGFTILGQAKATPSTQVNTTSAIYSDAGLLFTSITGSASSVAETAKAAVEAIKKIASGDISSEAIAKAKAAAKFKELENGQDIRAGLQLSGNGLVNNSQAYQIDEVAKAIDGVSEEAVKSAAKTLLESRASVSAVGDLFALPYAEELGLKV; encoded by the exons ATGCTGTCCCGCACAATCGCCTGCCGGGGCGCGCAACGAGCTGCCCGCCCGCTGTCGACGACGCAGAGGCGCGCGCTCGCGGCCCCGGCCTCGGGCTCCTTCCAGTACCAGTCCGGCGAGGCCAAGGGCGTCAAGTTCGCCAGCAGGGACTTTGCCGGCCCCACGACCACGCTCGCCCTCGTCGCAAAGGCCGGCACCCGCTACGAGACGCTGCCCGGCCTGACCGAGGGCCTCGCCAACTTCGCGTTCCGG GCCACCGAGCGAAGGTCCACCCTGCGCATCGTCCGCGAGTCGGAGCTCCTGGGAGCCAGCCTGACAGCCCACCACTCGCGCGAGAACCTGGTCCTCGAGGCCAAGTTCCTCCGCGACGACCTGCCCTACTTTGTCGAGCTGTTTGGCGAGGTCGTCAGCCAGACAAAGTACCAGC CCCACGTCTACAACGAGGAGGTGCTCCCCTTGATCCACTTCGCCCACACCCGCTTCATCAACAGCCCCATCGAGATGGCCATCAACTCGGCCCACAGCCTCGCCTTCCACCGCGGCCTCGGCAACTCGACCGCCTCGGCCTCGCAGACACCCTACACCAAGTACCTCGACGCCGAGACCATCGAGCACTTCTCCAAGAGCGCCTACGCAAAGTCAAACTTCGCCGTCGTCGCCAACGGCGCTGACCACGCCGAATTCTCCAAGTGGGTCGGCCAGTTCTTCGACAGCGTCCCCGCCTCGCCCGCCCACCAGCTCACCCAGGGCGCCGACCAGACCAAGTACCACGGCGGCGAGGAGCGCCTGGCCCACGACGGCGGCAACGCCATGGTCATTGCCTTCCCCGGCTCCAGCTCCTTCACCGGCCAGTTCTACAAGCCTGAGATCGCCGTCCTCGGCTCCCTGCTCGGTGGCAAGTCGGCCGTCAAGTGGTCGTCCGGCTTCACCATCCTCGGCCAGGCCAAGGCCACCCCCAGCACCCAGGTCAACACCACCAGCGCCATCTACTCGGACGCCGGTCTCCTCTTCACCTCCATCACCGGCTCCGCCTCCAGCGTCGCCGAGACCGCAAAGGCCGCCGTCGAGGCCATCAAGAAGATCGCCTCGGGCGACATCTCCAGCGAGGCCATCGCAAAGGCAAAGGCCGCCGCCAAGTTCAAGGAGCTCGAGAACGGCCAGGACATCCGCGCCGGTCTCCAGCTTTCCGGCAACGGTCTCGTAAACAACTCCCAGGCCTACCAGATCGACGAGGTCGCCAAGGCCATCGACGGCGTATCAGAGGAGGCTGTCAAGTCG GCTGCCAAGACATTACTCGAGAGCAGGGCCTCTGTCTCTGCGGTCGGTGACCTCTTCGCGCTGCCGTACGCTGAGGAGCTGGGTCTTAAGGTGTAA